Proteins found in one Crassostrea angulata isolate pt1a10 chromosome 3, ASM2561291v2, whole genome shotgun sequence genomic segment:
- the LOC128178750 gene encoding calmodulin-like, translated as MTKLSASQLDELKEAFVIFDRDNDNKINMQELATVMRSIGFSPTQADLQAIQQEYGNRLLDIGEVQNVISRRAPPPETEDSVRDAFRIFDKDGTGYVSASELRHVLTHLGEKLSDEEVDEMIREADITGDGQVNYDHFVNILCSAR; from the exons ACAAAGCTTTCAGCCAGCCAGCTTGATG AGTTGAAGGAAGCCTTTGTGATATTTGACAGAGACAATgataacaaaataaacatgcaGGAACTGGCAACAGTGATGAGGTCCATCGGATTTAGCCCAACCCAAGCCGATCTGCAGGCCATTCAACAAGAGTACGGCAACCGTCTCCTGGATATCGGCGAGGTCCAAAACGTCATTTCCCGCAGGGCTCCCCCACCAGAAACGGAAGACAGTGTCCGGGATGCCTTCAGAATTTTTGACAAGGATGGTACTGGATATGTTAGCGCTTCCGAGCTGAGACATGTTTTGACACATTTGGGAGAAAAGCTATCTGATGAGGAAGTGGATGAGATGATCCGAGAGGCGGACATTACCGGAGATGGACAGGTTAACTATGACC attttgtgAACATCTTGTGCTCTGCCAGATGA